Proteins from one Halopseudomonas pelagia genomic window:
- a CDS encoding succinate dehydrogenase iron-sulfur subunit produces MLQVSVYRYNPESDNAPYMQDFQVDTGGKDIMVLDVLALVKEQDVGMSYRRSCREGVCGSDGMNINGKNGLACITPLSDVVKKNKLVLRPLPGLPVIRDLVVDMSIFYKQYEKVQPYLQNDTPAPAIERLQSPEEREKLDGLYECILCACCSTSCPSFWWNPDKFIGPAGLLQAYRFLADSRDTQTVDRLAALDDPFSVFRCRGIMNCVNVCPKGLNPTRAIGHIRNMLLQSGT; encoded by the coding sequence ATGCTGCAAGTAAGCGTTTACCGTTACAACCCGGAGAGCGACAACGCTCCCTACATGCAGGACTTCCAGGTCGATACTGGCGGCAAGGACATCATGGTTCTTGACGTGCTCGCTCTGGTCAAGGAACAGGATGTAGGCATGTCCTACCGCCGCTCCTGCCGCGAGGGTGTATGTGGCTCTGACGGGATGAACATTAACGGCAAAAACGGACTGGCGTGCATCACACCCCTGTCCGATGTGGTCAAGAAAAACAAGTTGGTGTTGCGTCCGCTACCGGGTTTGCCCGTCATACGTGACTTGGTCGTGGATATGAGCATCTTCTACAAGCAATACGAAAAGGTTCAGCCGTATTTGCAGAACGACACGCCGGCGCCGGCTATCGAGCGCCTGCAGTCGCCGGAAGAGCGGGAAAAACTGGACGGCCTCTACGAGTGTATTCTCTGTGCCTGCTGTTCTACTTCCTGCCCTTCCTTCTGGTGGAATCCGGACAAGTTTATCGGTCCTGCTGGTCTGTTGCAGGCTTACCGCTTTCTCGCGGACAGCCGTGACACCCAGACCGTTGACCGTCTGGCTGCACTGGACGACCCGTTCAGCGTATTTCGCTGCCGCGGCATCATGAACTGCGTGAATGTGTGTCCCAAGGGTCTGAATCCGACCCGTGCCATTGGCCACATCCGCAACATGTTGCTGCAGAGCGGTACCTGA
- the sdhC gene encoding succinate dehydrogenase, cytochrome b556 subunit — translation MNSKRPVNLDLRTIKQPVTALTSIAHRISGIILFISIAGLLWMLDVSLSSESGFEQVQSLLQNPLAKLILWGVLAALLYHLVAGIRHLIMDAGVGEGLESGKRGSQIVIVVSVILIVLLGVWIW, via the coding sequence GTGAATAGCAAAAGACCTGTCAATCTAGATCTCAGGACAATCAAGCAACCTGTCACCGCGCTGACTTCAATTGCTCATCGCATTTCGGGAATCATTCTGTTCATCTCCATCGCTGGCCTGCTGTGGATGCTGGACGTTTCATTGAGCTCCGAAAGTGGTTTTGAGCAAGTGCAGTCGCTTCTGCAGAATCCGCTGGCCAAACTGATCCTGTGGGGCGTGCTCGCTGCCCTGCTGTATCACCTGGTTGCCGGTATTCGCCACCTGATCATGGACGCCGGCGTAGGCGAAGGCCTTGAGAGTGGCAAGCGTGGTTCACAGATCGTGATCGTCGTATCCGTCATTCTGATTGTTCTTCTGGGGGTTTGGATATGGTAA
- the sdhA gene encoding succinate dehydrogenase flavoprotein subunit → MSNIRTLTFDAIIVGGGGAGMRAALQLAQGGHKTAVVTKVFPTRSHTVSAQGGITCAIASADPNDDWRWHMYDTVKGSDYIGDQDAIEYMCSVGPEAIFELEHMGLPFSRTEQGRIYQRPFGGQSKGPDNPTQAARTCAAADRTGHALLHTLYQNNVKHNTTFLNEWYAVDLVKNQDGTVVGVIAICIETGETAYIRSKATVLATGGAGRIYASTTNALINTGDGIGMALRAGVPVQDIEMWQFHPTGIAGAGTLVTEGCRGEGGYLINKHGERFMERYAPNSKDLAGRDVVARSMVKEILAGNGCGPDGDHVMLKLDHLGEEVLHSRLPGICELSKTFAHVDPVTAPIPVVPTCHYMMGGIPTNIHGQAITQDANGQDKIVDGLFAVGEVACVSVHGANRLGGNSLLDLVVFGRAAGMHLESSLKDGVEHRSASESDIEASLSRLDSLNKRTAGEDVAPLRKELQNCMQNYFGVFRTGEFMEKGIKQLADLRERIATVKIDDKSQAFNTARIEALELQNLLEVAEATAVAANLRTESRGAHAREDFEDRDDENWLCHSLYMPATKELRKRAVNFAPKTVPVFEPKVRTY, encoded by the coding sequence ATGTCTAACATCCGTACTTTGACTTTTGACGCCATCATTGTAGGTGGTGGTGGTGCAGGCATGCGTGCAGCGCTGCAGCTGGCCCAGGGTGGTCACAAGACTGCCGTGGTCACCAAGGTATTCCCGACCCGTTCGCATACTGTCTCTGCCCAGGGCGGCATTACCTGCGCTATCGCGTCGGCCGATCCGAACGATGACTGGCGCTGGCACATGTATGACACCGTCAAGGGCTCCGACTATATCGGTGACCAGGACGCAATCGAATACATGTGTTCGGTTGGCCCGGAAGCCATTTTTGAGCTCGAGCACATGGGTCTGCCGTTCTCCCGTACCGAGCAGGGCCGCATCTATCAGCGTCCGTTCGGTGGTCAGTCCAAGGGCCCGGACAACCCTACTCAGGCAGCACGCACCTGCGCCGCGGCCGACCGTACCGGCCATGCTCTGTTGCACACGCTGTATCAGAACAACGTCAAGCACAACACCACCTTCCTTAATGAATGGTATGCAGTCGATCTGGTGAAGAACCAGGACGGCACTGTGGTGGGTGTGATCGCGATCTGCATTGAAACCGGCGAGACCGCCTACATCCGCTCCAAGGCAACTGTATTGGCGACCGGCGGGGCAGGGCGTATTTATGCCTCGACTACCAACGCGTTGATCAACACCGGCGACGGTATCGGCATGGCGTTGCGCGCTGGCGTACCGGTACAGGATATTGAAATGTGGCAGTTCCACCCGACCGGTATTGCCGGCGCGGGTACCCTGGTGACCGAAGGTTGCCGTGGTGAAGGTGGCTACCTGATCAACAAGCATGGCGAGCGGTTCATGGAGCGTTATGCGCCTAACTCCAAAGATCTTGCTGGTCGTGACGTTGTGGCCCGCTCCATGGTCAAGGAAATCCTTGCCGGTAACGGCTGTGGCCCGGATGGCGACCATGTAATGCTCAAGCTTGATCACCTGGGCGAGGAAGTGCTGCACAGCCGCCTGCCGGGTATCTGTGAGTTGTCCAAGACTTTCGCTCACGTTGATCCGGTTACCGCACCGATTCCAGTAGTCCCGACTTGCCACTACATGATGGGCGGTATCCCGACCAATATTCATGGTCAGGCGATTACCCAGGATGCCAACGGCCAGGACAAGATCGTTGATGGTCTGTTTGCTGTAGGCGAAGTGGCCTGTGTATCGGTACACGGTGCCAACCGCCTGGGTGGCAACTCGCTGCTCGATCTGGTGGTGTTTGGTCGTGCCGCAGGTATGCACCTTGAGTCTTCATTGAAAGATGGCGTTGAGCATCGCTCGGCATCCGAGTCTGACATCGAAGCGTCGCTGAGCCGTCTGGATTCGCTGAACAAGCGTACCGCCGGTGAAGACGTTGCGCCGCTGCGCAAGGAATTGCAGAACTGCATGCAGAACTACTTCGGTGTCTTCCGTACTGGCGAGTTCATGGAAAAAGGTATCAAACAGCTGGCCGATCTGCGCGAGCGCATTGCGACCGTGAAGATTGATGACAAGAGCCAGGCGTTTAACACTGCGCGTATCGAAGCACTGGAATTGCAAAACCTTCTGGAAGTGGCCGAAGCAACTGCGGTAGCCGCAAACCTGCGTACCGAAAGCCGTGGTGCGCATGCCCGTGAAGATTTTGAAGATCGTGATGATGAAAACTGGCTGTGCCACAGCCTGTACATGCCCGCTACCAAAGAATTGCGTAAGCGAGCAGTCAACTTCGCGCCGAAAACAGTGCCTGTTTTTGAACCCAAGGTTCGTACTTATTAA
- the sdhD gene encoding succinate dehydrogenase, hydrophobic membrane anchor protein → MVTNVTNLSRSGLYDWMAQRVSAVLLAAYVLFLLGYLIFNPGLTYADWQGLFSQNWMRIFSLLTLVALSVHSWVGMWTISTDYLTPMAVGKSATVVRFLFQVVCGLTMFVLFVWGVQIFWGI, encoded by the coding sequence ATGGTAACCAACGTCACCAACCTGTCGCGCAGCGGCCTTTATGACTGGATGGCGCAACGCGTCTCCGCCGTATTGCTGGCAGCCTATGTGCTGTTCCTGCTTGGTTACCTGATATTCAATCCGGGCCTCACTTATGCGGATTGGCAGGGTCTATTCAGCCAGAACTGGATGCGTATATTCAGTCTGCTCACACTGGTGGCTCTGAGTGTTCACTCCTGGGTCGGAATGTGGACTATTTCTACTGACTACCTGACGCCTATGGCAGTTGGCAAATCCGCCACCGTAGTTCGCTTCCTGTTTCAGGTGGTGTGCGGTCTGACGATGTTTGTCCTGTTTGTCTGGGGCGTGCAGATTTTTTGGGGTATCTAA